The following proteins are co-located in the Granulicella pectinivorans genome:
- a CDS encoding sensor domain-containing diguanylate cyclase codes for MTIGKPTRPGSPIALIIAAAVASLLFTAGAGVFLYRTTQSLITSSSWVQHTQDVLNALQSANIQIERVGNASRLFTLTKDDDQLNAARSNANALSTAVVRLRSLVVDNKDQTANVEALEQCSIELTHQLDKLKTDLIIPREQMLSCRQTVNIMSDQERRLLKTRNELSEKNSYLSVTEEVAFVGLSLVGLIILFTFLLRDAFDRRKVTSQTEAVNLELAQSVKSLEDRAHETRILTNARNELQLCVDVDQLYRAAVASLGHLIPGTAGSLCMINNSRHLVESVGSWGTEVATARLPEVFATQTCCGLRAGSPRWRRPGLSEIHCDHFSGAAPEVYLCIPMVAQGETIGFLYTEAPTPAAVVLIEQRLEGIRQLLQLTGMAIASLQLRTKLENQSIRDALTGLFNRHFMQIALERELALAQRRQNQLAVMMLDVDHFKRFNDRFGHPAGDAVLKAVAAVFQASIRAEDIACRYGGEEFSIILPDVTPLGALERAETIRAAIANLNWGPDTSSGDITISIGVAMYPADGTDGEYLLRVADQALYRAKHAGRNQVIMAEPALNTVTKPLHQEVSAD; via the coding sequence ATGACGATAGGCAAACCAACCCGCCCCGGCTCACCCATCGCGCTGATCATCGCCGCGGCCGTTGCCTCTCTGCTCTTCACCGCCGGGGCCGGCGTCTTCCTCTACCGCACCACCCAGAGCCTCATCACCTCCTCCTCATGGGTCCAGCACACGCAGGACGTGCTCAATGCGCTCCAAAGCGCGAACATCCAGATCGAGCGCGTCGGCAACGCCTCCCGCCTCTTCACCCTCACCAAGGATGACGACCAGCTCAACGCAGCGCGTTCCAACGCCAACGCCCTCTCCACAGCCGTCGTCCGTCTCCGTTCCCTCGTCGTCGATAACAAGGATCAGACCGCGAACGTCGAGGCGCTCGAACAGTGCTCCATCGAACTCACCCACCAGCTCGATAAGCTCAAGACGGACCTCATCATTCCGCGCGAGCAGATGCTCTCCTGCCGTCAGACCGTCAACATCATGTCGGACCAGGAGCGCCGTCTCCTCAAGACGCGCAACGAGCTCTCCGAAAAGAACTCCTATCTATCCGTCACAGAGGAGGTCGCCTTCGTCGGCCTCTCCCTCGTCGGCCTCATCATCCTCTTCACCTTCCTCCTCCGCGACGCCTTCGACCGCCGCAAGGTCACCAGCCAGACCGAAGCCGTCAACCTGGAGCTCGCCCAGAGCGTCAAATCACTCGAAGACCGCGCCCACGAGACCCGCATCCTCACCAACGCCCGCAACGAGCTCCAGCTCTGCGTCGATGTGGACCAGCTCTACCGCGCTGCCGTCGCCTCCCTCGGCCATCTCATCCCCGGCACCGCCGGCTCGCTCTGCATGATCAATAACTCCCGCCACCTCGTCGAGTCCGTCGGCTCCTGGGGAACGGAAGTAGCCACCGCCAGGCTCCCCGAGGTCTTCGCCACCCAGACCTGCTGCGGACTCCGCGCCGGCAGCCCCCGCTGGAGACGCCCCGGCCTCTCCGAGATCCACTGCGACCACTTCTCCGGTGCCGCCCCCGAGGTCTATCTCTGCATCCCCATGGTCGCCCAGGGCGAGACCATCGGCTTCCTCTACACCGAAGCCCCCACGCCCGCCGCGGTCGTCCTCATCGAGCAGCGCCTCGAAGGCATCCGGCAGCTTCTCCAACTCACCGGCATGGCCATCGCCTCGCTCCAGCTCCGCACCAAGCTTGAGAATCAGTCCATCCGCGACGCCCTCACCGGCCTCTTCAACCGTCATTTCATGCAGATCGCCCTCGAACGCGAACTCGCCCTGGCCCAGCGCCGCCAGAACCAGCTCGCCGTCATGATGCTCGACGTCGACCACTTCAAGCGCTTCAACGACCGCTTCGGGCACCCCGCCGGCGACGCCGTCCTCAAAGCGGTCGCCGCTGTCTTCCAGGCCAGCATCCGCGCCGAGGACATCGCCTGCCGTTACGGCGGCGAAGAGTTCTCCATCATCCTGCCCGACGTCACCCCGCTCGGAGCGCTGGAGCGAGCCGAAACGATCCGCGCCGCCATCGCCAACCTCAACTGGGGTCCCGACACCTCCTCCGGCGACATCACCATCTCCATCGGCGTAGCCATGTACCCCGCCGACGGCACCGATGGCGAGTACCTCCTCCGCGTAGCCGACCAGGCCCTCTACCGCGCCAAGCACGCCGGCCGCAACCAGGTCATCATGGCCGAACCCGCCCTCAACACCGTCACCAAACCCCTCCACCAGGAAGTCTCAGCCGACTGA
- a CDS encoding ThuA domain-containing protein translates to MASRRSLLTFFLAALLLTAPTTLHAQAPPRSFRVLAIAEKGGIHRPFVDAAIVWLAKEAVLDHFTIDYIEDTTPIDDEYLSHYKLFLQLNYPPYMWTPTAAAAFHRYIEEGRGGWIGFHHATLLGTFDGYEMDPWFYRFMGSIRFKSYIPTFATATVTVEDPTHPVMKGVPTTFLIDREEWYTYDTTPRPNVRVLATVDEKTYTPDTPIKMGGDHPVVWTNEHVKARNLYIFMGHRSDHFSNPAFTTIFHNAILWASQ, encoded by the coding sequence ATGGCGTCACGGCGTTCTCTTCTCACGTTCTTCCTGGCGGCCCTGCTCCTCACCGCGCCCACAACGCTCCATGCGCAGGCTCCCCCCAGGAGCTTCCGCGTCCTCGCCATCGCGGAAAAGGGAGGCATCCACCGCCCCTTCGTCGACGCCGCCATCGTGTGGCTCGCCAAAGAGGCCGTCCTCGATCACTTCACCATCGACTACATCGAAGACACCACCCCCATCGACGACGAGTACCTCTCCCACTACAAGCTCTTCCTCCAGCTCAACTACCCGCCCTACATGTGGACACCCACCGCCGCAGCCGCCTTCCATCGGTACATCGAGGAGGGCCGCGGAGGCTGGATCGGCTTCCACCACGCCACCCTCCTCGGCACGTTCGACGGCTACGAAATGGACCCGTGGTTCTATCGTTTCATGGGTAGCATCCGGTTCAAGAGCTACATCCCCACCTTCGCCACCGCCACCGTCACCGTGGAAGATCCAACGCACCCCGTCATGAAAGGCGTCCCAACCACCTTCCTGATCGACCGCGAAGAGTGGTACACCTACGACACCACGCCCCGCCCCAACGTCCGCGTCCTGGCCACCGTCGACGAAAAAACCTATACCCCGGACACCCCCATCAAGATGGGCGGCGACCACCCCGTCGTCTGGACCAACGAGCACGTCAAAGCCCGCAATCTCTACATCTTCATGGGCCACAGGTCCGACCACTTCAGCAATCCAGCCTTCACCACTATCTTCCACAACGCCATCCTCTGGGCCTCGCAGTAG
- a CDS encoding phosphatidylinositol-specific phospholipase C1-like protein: MTRTSVFAAALLALPTLICAAQNQDKLVHLNQIQVIGTHNSYNTGFAPSEEIYFKATYPKGFSGIDYHHQSLPDQLSAGVRQLELDIVQDPKGGRFSHPAIVELTKEKGLPADPDFDPNHEFDKPGFKVIHLGDLNQRSSCARFVTCLTEIRTWSKAHPKHVPLFILVEDKQGKISQMPTAVTAEPWTAETWNALDAEILSVFHKNEIITPDSVRGKYPTLEAAVLAGKWPTLARSRGKIVFLLYNKKSASPYLAGHEGLHGRLLFTNAEPGQPEAAFVERDNGKPEVIDDLVRKGYLVRTRSDFNTVAGRTNDTTRRDALLQSGAQMISTDFPVSEPAPWTGYTVGLPGGVPARCNPVNAPAGCVDTKLEPGVTGKLPSPTHHPE, from the coding sequence ATGACCCGGACATCGGTATTTGCGGCAGCCCTGCTCGCCCTTCCCACCCTCATCTGCGCCGCCCAGAATCAGGACAAACTCGTGCATCTCAACCAGATCCAGGTCATCGGCACGCACAACAGCTACAACACCGGCTTCGCCCCCAGCGAAGAGATCTACTTCAAAGCCACGTATCCAAAGGGCTTCTCCGGTATCGACTACCATCACCAATCGCTGCCCGACCAGCTCTCCGCGGGCGTCCGCCAACTCGAACTCGACATTGTGCAGGACCCCAAGGGAGGCCGCTTCTCTCATCCCGCCATCGTCGAACTGACGAAGGAAAAGGGGCTCCCCGCCGATCCCGACTTCGATCCAAACCACGAGTTCGACAAGCCCGGATTCAAGGTCATCCACCTCGGCGACCTCAATCAGCGCAGTAGCTGCGCGCGTTTCGTCACCTGCCTCACCGAGATCCGCACCTGGTCGAAAGCCCATCCGAAGCACGTGCCGCTCTTCATCCTCGTCGAAGACAAGCAGGGCAAGATCAGCCAGATGCCCACCGCCGTCACCGCCGAACCGTGGACCGCCGAGACCTGGAACGCACTCGACGCCGAGATCCTCTCCGTCTTCCACAAGAACGAGATCATCACCCCAGACAGCGTGCGCGGCAAGTACCCCACGCTCGAGGCCGCCGTGCTCGCGGGCAAGTGGCCCACCCTCGCCAGATCGCGCGGTAAGATCGTCTTCCTGCTCTACAACAAGAAGTCTGCTTCCCCCTATCTCGCAGGCCATGAAGGCCTGCATGGACGCCTCCTCTTCACCAACGCAGAGCCCGGCCAGCCCGAAGCCGCCTTCGTCGAGCGCGACAACGGTAAGCCCGAGGTCATCGACGATCTCGTCAGGAAGGGCTATCTCGTCCGCACCCGATCCGACTTCAACACCGTAGCCGGACGCACCAACGACACCACGCGCCGCGACGCTCTTCTCCAGAGCGGCGCACAGATGATCTCCACCGACTTCCCCGTCTCCGAGCCCGCGCCCTGGACCGGATACACCGTCGGCCTGCCCGGCGGCGTGCCAGCCCGCTGCAATCCCGTCAACGCCCCAGCCGGATGTGTCGACACAAAGCTCGAGCCGGGCGTCACCGGCAAGCTTCCCTCCCCCACGCATCACCCCGAATAA
- a CDS encoding FAD binding domain-containing protein has product MRSNVLHYEVIAPPTVAAVLALLANEPGIHTPIAGGTELMVALGAGRLAPKKLVSINHLRELRFIETADSAITIGSGTTFSDIRRHATIATDFPLLAQAASWTGSIANQNRGTLGGNIVNASPAADSPPALLAYDATVTLIGARGTRTLPYADFHVSYKKTALAPDELVHSITLARRWSAYRSYIRKVGTRNAQAISKVALAALALVEDGLIADIRIGAASLRETPIRCTAVESALKGQPITPDTMAAARRALATEARPIDDIRSTAKYRAAVAANLIEEFLHSLT; this is encoded by the coding sequence ATGCGCTCCAACGTCCTTCACTACGAAGTCATCGCACCGCCCACCGTCGCCGCGGTCCTTGCACTCCTCGCGAACGAGCCCGGCATCCACACCCCCATCGCCGGCGGCACCGAGCTCATGGTCGCCCTCGGAGCAGGCCGTCTCGCCCCCAAAAAGCTCGTCTCCATCAATCACCTCCGCGAGCTCCGTTTCATCGAAACCGCGGACAGCGCAATCACCATCGGCTCCGGCACCACCTTCTCCGACATTCGCCGCCACGCCACCATCGCCACCGACTTTCCTCTCCTCGCACAGGCCGCCAGTTGGACTGGCTCCATCGCCAACCAGAATCGCGGCACCCTCGGCGGCAACATCGTCAACGCCAGCCCCGCCGCAGACTCCCCGCCCGCTCTCCTCGCCTACGACGCAACCGTCACGCTCATCGGCGCGCGCGGCACCCGCACCCTGCCCTACGCCGACTTCCACGTCTCGTATAAAAAGACCGCCCTGGCCCCCGACGAGCTCGTCCACTCCATCACCCTCGCCCGCCGCTGGTCCGCCTACCGTTCCTATATCCGCAAGGTAGGCACCCGTAACGCCCAGGCCATCTCGAAGGTAGCGCTCGCCGCCCTCGCCTTGGTCGAAGACGGCCTCATCGCCGACATCCGCATCGGCGCAGCCAGCCTCCGCGAAACTCCCATCCGCTGCACCGCCGTCGAGTCCGCCCTCAAGGGCCAGCCCATCACACCGGACACCATGGCCGCCGCCCGCCGTGCCCTCGCCACCGAGGCCCGCCCCATCGACGACATCCGCAGCACCGCCAAATATCGCGCAGCGGTGGCCGCCAACCTCATCGAGGAGTTCCTCCACTCCCTCACCTGA
- a CDS encoding IS1595 family transposase, with protein MDAPKTLQQAIVYFSDRDRAFQFAINFRWPNGVVSCPRCGSERHAFIKTRRIWECYGCKKQFSLKVGSIFEDSAITLDKWMMVVWMLCNCKNGVSSYEIARSIGVTQKSAWFMLHRVRKAMETNAYDGPLGGGGATVEVDESFVGGDPKNWHESKRAKHHKEVRSERVQEYQNRFTHKTSVIGMLDRDSRQVRAKVVPNVKRDTLQKEILSTITPGSRVHTDQAVAYNSLQKQYIHETVNHAVEYVRGNVHTNSLENFWSLMKRNLAGTYVAVEPFHLDRYLSEQVFRFNHRIGWNDLGRFHLAMSGVAGKRLTYKQLTGKDGTGSATSH; from the coding sequence ATGGACGCGCCTAAGACACTTCAGCAAGCCATCGTTTACTTCTCGGATCGCGACCGCGCATTCCAGTTCGCCATTAACTTCCGTTGGCCTAATGGTGTAGTTTCGTGCCCCCGTTGCGGCTCCGAGCGTCACGCCTTCATCAAGACCCGGCGCATCTGGGAGTGCTACGGCTGCAAGAAGCAATTCAGCCTCAAGGTTGGTTCGATCTTTGAGGACTCGGCTATCACTCTGGACAAGTGGATGATGGTCGTGTGGATGCTCTGCAACTGCAAAAACGGTGTCAGCAGCTACGAGATTGCGCGGTCTATCGGCGTCACGCAGAAGTCGGCTTGGTTCATGCTTCACCGGGTTCGGAAGGCGATGGAAACCAACGCTTACGACGGACCTCTGGGCGGCGGTGGTGCGACGGTTGAAGTGGATGAGTCCTTTGTCGGCGGCGATCCGAAAAACTGGCACGAGAGCAAGCGGGCCAAGCATCACAAAGAAGTCCGCTCCGAGCGCGTACAGGAGTATCAGAACCGCTTCACGCATAAGACTTCCGTGATCGGAATGCTCGACCGTGACAGCCGCCAGGTCAGGGCGAAGGTTGTTCCCAACGTCAAGCGCGACACCCTGCAAAAGGAAATCCTCTCCACCATCACGCCGGGTTCCCGCGTCCACACCGATCAGGCGGTCGCCTATAACAGCCTGCAAAAGCAGTACATCCACGAAACCGTCAATCATGCAGTCGAGTATGTTCGCGGCAACGTTCACACCAACAGTCTCGAAAACTTCTGGTCGCTGATGAAGCGGAATCTGGCGGGAACCTACGTTGCTGTTGAGCCGTTCCATCTGGACCGTTACCTTTCTGAGCAAGTTTTCCGGTTCAATCACCGGATTGGTTGGAATGATCTGGGCCGCTTCCATCTCGCTATGAGCGGTGTTGCTGGCAAGCGGCTGACGTACAAGCAACTGACGGGCAAAGACGGTACTGGTAGTGCCACCTCACACTAA
- a CDS encoding (2Fe-2S)-binding protein, with protein sequence MKTTFTLNGKRTTVDTPPIKRLLDVLREDLHLTGTKEGCGEGECGSCSVLMNGELVNSCLVPAIQAEGATLCTIEGVATDGRLAPVQQCFLEEGGAQCGICTPGMILATHHLLARYPQPTLLQIQEGLAGNLCRCTGYMRIFESVKKAATL encoded by the coding sequence ATGAAAACCACCTTCACCCTCAACGGCAAACGCACCACCGTCGACACGCCCCCCATCAAGCGTCTCCTCGACGTCCTCCGCGAAGACCTCCATCTCACCGGCACCAAGGAAGGCTGCGGCGAAGGCGAATGTGGCTCCTGCTCCGTCCTCATGAACGGAGAGCTCGTCAACTCCTGCCTCGTCCCCGCCATCCAGGCCGAAGGCGCCACCCTCTGCACCATCGAAGGCGTAGCCACCGACGGCCGCCTCGCCCCCGTACAGCAGTGCTTCCTCGAAGAGGGCGGAGCCCAGTGCGGCATCTGCACCCCCGGCATGATCCTCGCCACCCACCACCTCCTCGCCAGGTATCCGCAACCGACCTTGTTACAAATTCAGGAAGGCCTCGCCGGCAACCTCTGCCGCTGCACCGGCTACATGCGCATCTTTGAATCCGTCAAGAAGGCGGCCACCCTCTAA
- a CDS encoding xanthine dehydrogenase family protein molybdopterin-binding subunit: protein MAKNSPILGTSPLRKEGLAKVLGLAQYVDDITLPGMIYGATVRATIPRGRILSIAFDPSIDWSEFTIVTAADIPGENTIIHLTKDHPCLATEFVNHPDEPILLIAHKDKTILPAAVAAVKIEYEQYPGIYTIEESEAAVEANDDTRIIWRGHGHGGTPNCFKTYLMQKNRTPIPDDVWATADYIVEGEYHTGAQEQLYIENNGVIGEAVVVDGACVEVKVQGSMQCPFYLVHALEHVFALPQDKCQVIQTETGGAFGGKEDFPSVIGSHAALLAMKAGCPVKMTYDRAEDMVATTKRHPSRTRLKVAVSKEGKLLAGEIDFAIDGGAYATLSPVVLSRGVIHAGGPYHWPHLTIRGKAMATNIAPHGAFRGFGAPQSIFGVERHMDKIAKTVGLTPEELRRRNFLQHGGRTSTGQLLKDPMDLDALLTRALRESDYHRKTALFAQTNPTSPIKRGMGFATFFHGTGFTGSGERRLNSQVEIEITPEGRPNILVSSTEFGQGTNTILCQVAAETLNLPYEDILIAQPDTYKVPNSGPTVASRTAMIVGKLVERASIQLCGLLVGSGYVPEHYTPEAFQQGAAKYVTELGTCKASVRYEAPGDIFWDDETYSGDAYPGYAWAVYVAEVAVDTRTYSATCTDFHALQEVGKVLHPKLAAGQIEGGVAQGIGYALYEKCQWVNGRMANNQMTNYIMPTSADLPPIHAHFEEVPSIHGPGGAKGIGELPMDGPAPAILNAIEAATGIPFRTIPLLPEDIFTAMTGAPEHFAPLTDRDTRVEPAQVPA from the coding sequence ATGGCGAAAAACTCACCGATCCTCGGAACCTCTCCCCTCCGCAAAGAGGGCCTGGCCAAGGTCCTGGGCCTCGCCCAGTACGTCGACGACATCACCCTCCCGGGCATGATCTACGGAGCAACCGTCCGCGCCACCATCCCCCGCGGCCGCATCCTGTCCATCGCCTTCGACCCAAGCATCGACTGGTCCGAGTTCACCATCGTCACCGCCGCCGACATCCCCGGCGAAAACACCATCATCCACCTCACCAAGGACCACCCCTGCCTCGCGACCGAGTTCGTCAACCACCCCGACGAGCCCATCCTCCTCATCGCCCACAAGGATAAGACGATCCTCCCCGCCGCCGTAGCCGCCGTCAAAATCGAATACGAGCAGTACCCCGGCATCTACACCATCGAGGAGTCCGAAGCCGCCGTCGAAGCAAACGACGACACCCGCATCATCTGGCGGGGCCACGGCCACGGCGGCACGCCCAACTGCTTCAAGACCTACCTCATGCAGAAGAACCGCACCCCCATCCCCGATGACGTCTGGGCCACCGCGGACTACATCGTCGAAGGCGAATACCACACCGGTGCCCAGGAGCAGCTCTACATCGAGAACAACGGCGTCATCGGAGAAGCCGTCGTCGTCGATGGAGCCTGCGTCGAGGTCAAGGTCCAGGGCTCCATGCAGTGTCCCTTCTACCTCGTCCATGCCCTCGAGCATGTCTTCGCCCTTCCGCAGGACAAATGCCAGGTCATCCAGACCGAGACCGGCGGAGCCTTCGGCGGCAAGGAGGACTTTCCCTCCGTCATCGGTTCGCACGCCGCCCTCCTCGCCATGAAGGCCGGTTGTCCCGTCAAGATGACCTACGACCGCGCCGAGGACATGGTCGCCACCACCAAGCGCCACCCCTCCCGCACCCGCCTCAAGGTAGCCGTCTCCAAAGAGGGCAAGCTCCTCGCCGGCGAGATCGACTTTGCCATCGACGGCGGTGCTTACGCTACCCTCTCCCCCGTCGTACTCTCCCGCGGCGTCATCCATGCCGGAGGCCCATACCACTGGCCGCACCTCACCATCCGCGGCAAGGCCATGGCCACCAACATCGCTCCCCACGGAGCCTTCCGCGGCTTCGGGGCGCCGCAAAGCATCTTCGGCGTTGAGCGCCACATGGACAAGATCGCCAAAACCGTCGGCCTCACCCCCGAAGAGCTCCGCCGACGCAACTTCCTCCAGCACGGCGGCCGCACCTCCACCGGCCAGCTCCTCAAAGACCCCATGGATCTGGACGCGCTCCTCACCCGCGCCCTCCGCGAGTCCGACTACCACCGCAAAACCGCCCTCTTCGCCCAGACCAACCCCACCTCCCCCATCAAGCGCGGCATGGGCTTCGCCACGTTCTTCCACGGCACCGGCTTCACCGGCTCCGGCGAGCGCCGCCTCAACTCGCAGGTCGAGATCGAAATCACCCCCGAAGGCCGTCCCAACATCCTCGTCTCCTCCACCGAGTTCGGCCAGGGCACCAACACCATCCTCTGCCAGGTCGCCGCCGAGACCCTCAACCTCCCCTACGAAGACATCCTCATCGCCCAGCCCGACACCTACAAGGTCCCCAACTCAGGCCCAACGGTCGCCTCCCGCACCGCCATGATCGTCGGCAAACTCGTCGAACGTGCCTCCATCCAGCTCTGCGGCCTGCTCGTAGGCTCCGGTTACGTCCCCGAGCACTACACCCCCGAGGCCTTCCAACAAGGTGCCGCCAAATATGTAACCGAATTAGGCACATGTAAAGCCAGCGTCCGTTACGAAGCCCCCGGAGACATCTTCTGGGACGACGAGACCTACTCCGGCGACGCCTATCCCGGCTACGCCTGGGCCGTCTACGTCGCCGAAGTCGCCGTGGACACCCGCACCTACTCCGCCACCTGTACCGACTTCCATGCCCTCCAGGAAGTCGGCAAAGTCCTCCACCCCAAGCTCGCCGCCGGCCAGATCGAAGGCGGTGTCGCCCAGGGCATCGGCTACGCCCTCTACGAAAAGTGCCAGTGGGTCAACGGCCGCATGGCCAACAATCAGATGACCAACTACATCATGCCCACCAGCGCCGACCTCCCGCCCATCCACGCCCACTTCGAAGAGGTGCCCAGCATCCACGGCCCCGGCGGAGCCAAGGGCATCGGCGAGCTCCCCATGGACGGCCCCGCCCCCGCCATCCTCAACGCCATCGAAGCCGCCACCGGAATCCCCTTCCGCACCATCCCGCTCTTGCCCGAAGACATCTTCACCGCCATGACCGGAGCCCCCGAACACTTCGCCCCCCTCACCGACCGCGACACCCGGGTCGAGCCAGCGCAGGTGCCCGCATGA